A part of Myxococcus landrumus genomic DNA contains:
- the moaC gene encoding cyclic pyranopterin monophosphate synthase MoaC, which translates to MKMVDVGAKPKTERVAVATALLRMLPATRERILAGKMEKGDVLAAARLAGIMAAKRTPDFVPLCHPIALSGVEVTLEPVAQGLSIRATVRTVDRTGVEMEALTSACAAALTVYDMCKSVDRGMVMEAVQLEHKSGGRSGTWERGAEAREAPVKPTRRRAKR; encoded by the coding sequence ATGAAGATGGTGGATGTCGGCGCGAAGCCGAAGACGGAGCGGGTGGCGGTGGCCACGGCGTTGCTGCGCATGTTGCCCGCGACGCGGGAGCGCATCCTCGCGGGGAAGATGGAGAAGGGGGACGTGCTCGCGGCGGCGAGGCTCGCGGGCATCATGGCCGCCAAGCGCACGCCGGACTTCGTCCCGCTGTGCCACCCCATCGCCCTGTCAGGTGTCGAGGTGACGCTCGAGCCCGTGGCCCAGGGGCTGTCCATCCGCGCGACGGTGCGCACCGTGGACCGCACGGGCGTGGAGATGGAGGCCCTCACGTCCGCGTGCGCGGCGGCCCTCACCGTCTACGACATGTGCAAGAGCGTGGACCGGGGCATGGTGATGGAGGCCGTCCAGCTCGAGCACAAGTCCGGTGGTCGCTCCGGGACGTGGGAGCGCGGCGCGGAGGCACGAGAGGCCCCCGTCAAGCCAACCCGGAGGCGCGCGAAACGCTAG
- a CDS encoding outer membrane beta-barrel protein: MPRPSWRTGVLVAALGWTAPSLARSSEDTRQQPAPEFDSRGITVRSGLSVYTGNLGDALDLGTFLGVDAEAQVLPLLGLQLGYEGSANGVKDLHQARLWRHNLAAMATVGPILGGQWKPFLGAGVGASYLDGTPAANQRQFDTTFVAEVPLSAGLDYRSHGVTAGARATYRLLLGGDLAPGDEGDGNLVTVGLSLGARF; the protein is encoded by the coding sequence ATGCCGCGTCCAAGCTGGAGAACAGGCGTCCTGGTGGCAGCCCTGGGATGGACCGCCCCCTCCCTCGCTCGGAGCAGCGAGGACACCCGACAGCAACCCGCCCCCGAGTTCGACTCCCGAGGCATCACCGTCCGAAGTGGCCTGTCCGTCTACACCGGCAACCTGGGCGACGCGCTGGACCTGGGCACGTTCCTGGGCGTCGACGCGGAGGCGCAGGTGCTGCCGCTCCTGGGACTGCAACTGGGTTACGAGGGCTCCGCCAACGGCGTCAAGGACCTCCACCAGGCCCGGCTCTGGCGCCACAACCTGGCCGCCATGGCCACCGTGGGCCCCATCCTCGGCGGACAGTGGAAGCCCTTCCTGGGTGCGGGCGTCGGCGCCAGCTACCTGGACGGGACACCCGCGGCCAACCAGCGCCAGTTCGACACCACGTTCGTCGCCGAGGTGCCCCTCAGCGCGGGGCTCGACTACCGCTCCCACGGCGTGACGGCGGGGGCCCGCGCCACCTATCGCCTCCTCCTCGGCGGAGACCTCGCGCCTGGCGACGAGGGCGACGGCAACCTGGTCACCGTCGGGCTCAGCCTGGGCGCGCGGTTCTGA
- a CDS encoding NUDIX hydrolase yields the protein MSQTVKPWPRLRQGLQHDYRVLKVRSDVWADPRTNLEHSRVRVDCADWVNVIAVTPRDELVFVRQFRFGIGANTLEVVGGMVDPGEDPAAAAARELEEETGYKHGRLVPLGAVHPNPAVQDNRCHSFLALDCVKVHDGRLDEGEDIAVELHPRADLPRLILEGHISHALVVVAFFLERLHAEAGAAKK from the coding sequence ATGTCCCAGACGGTGAAGCCCTGGCCACGACTGCGCCAGGGGTTGCAGCATGACTACCGCGTGCTGAAGGTGCGCTCGGACGTGTGGGCGGACCCGAGGACGAACCTGGAGCACTCGCGCGTGCGGGTGGACTGCGCGGACTGGGTCAACGTCATCGCCGTGACTCCGCGGGACGAGCTCGTGTTCGTTCGGCAGTTCCGCTTCGGCATCGGCGCCAACACGCTGGAGGTGGTGGGCGGCATGGTGGACCCGGGCGAGGACCCGGCCGCCGCCGCGGCGCGCGAGCTGGAAGAAGAGACGGGTTACAAGCACGGGCGCCTGGTGCCGCTGGGCGCGGTGCATCCCAACCCCGCGGTGCAGGACAACCGCTGCCACAGCTTCCTCGCGCTGGACTGCGTGAAGGTCCACGACGGCCGGCTGGACGAAGGCGAGGACATCGCCGTGGAGCTTCATCCTCGCGCGGACCTGCCCCGGCTCATCCTGGAGGGACACATCAGCCATGCGCTCGTGGTGGTGGCCTTCTTCCTGGAGCGGCTGCACGCGGAGGCCGGCGCGGCGAAGAAGTAG
- a CDS encoding SirB1 family protein yields the protein MARERLVSALAAEPPRLDLAALAIATLDRPELDAPACLHVLDVLACRVQVETERLKERGEALAPLRALRHVLSDIEGFRGNEDDYHAPDNSFLDQVLERKLGLPITLSVVYLEVARRAGIPLYGVPFPGHFLVAHDAGDHKLVMDPFHDGDILTEHGCEELLKRVAPQLKFDRAMLAPAPVELIAYRMLSNLRRVYLGREDRERGLAVVDLLLLLAPDHPGELRTRAALLANLGAYRAALRDVERCLELSPEAPDRERLELTARELRERASLLN from the coding sequence CTGGCCCGGGAACGGTTGGTGTCGGCGCTGGCCGCGGAGCCACCCCGTCTGGACCTGGCCGCCCTGGCCATCGCCACGCTCGACAGGCCGGAGCTGGATGCTCCCGCGTGCCTCCATGTGCTGGACGTCCTGGCGTGCCGGGTCCAGGTGGAGACGGAGCGGCTCAAGGAGCGGGGCGAAGCCCTGGCGCCCCTGCGAGCGCTGCGCCACGTGCTCTCGGACATCGAGGGCTTCCGCGGCAACGAGGACGACTACCACGCGCCCGACAACAGCTTCCTGGACCAGGTGCTGGAGCGGAAGCTGGGCCTGCCGATAACGCTGTCCGTCGTGTACCTGGAGGTGGCGCGCCGTGCGGGCATCCCGCTCTACGGAGTGCCGTTTCCTGGACACTTCCTGGTCGCCCATGACGCGGGGGACCACAAGCTGGTGATGGACCCGTTCCATGACGGCGACATCCTCACCGAGCACGGCTGCGAGGAGCTGCTCAAGCGCGTGGCCCCCCAGCTCAAGTTCGACCGGGCCATGCTGGCTCCCGCGCCGGTGGAGCTGATTGCCTACCGCATGCTGTCCAACCTCCGGCGGGTGTACCTGGGCCGGGAGGACCGCGAGCGCGGGCTGGCGGTGGTGGACCTGCTGTTGCTCCTGGCGCCGGACCATCCCGGAGAGCTGCGCACCCGCGCGGCGCTGCTGGCGAACCTGGGCGCCTACCGCGCGGCGCTGCGCGACGTGGAGCGGTGCCTGGAGCTCTCCCCGGAGGCCCCCGACCGCGAGCGGTTGGAGCTGACGGCCCGAGAGCTCCGCGAGCGCGCCTCGCTGCTCAACTGA
- a CDS encoding patatin-like phospholipase family protein yields the protein MAPPTLQQLLEGKRFGLVLSAGYFGFYGHAGFLKGLASAGLKPHAYAGTSAGGMVAAYAATGMPVHAIEELVLRQTRAHFWDPDPIGAVLNADANGHGLTGLLKGERFRRLLEDTLGARTFEDLPHPLLLVGANLTLGTHDVFTTGELAPRVHATCAYPGLFRAVPLDGNLYWDGGLVDKAPALSLHDSAAGKDLDAILVHFLPSKTRKVVGGPMAYAQGLAAGSAALRRDHFRLQLSVLEGRNIPVYVVVSNLPPVTPTTMERGFDALDQARLSTGVSLSRPPVPFAQAQW from the coding sequence ATGGCACCTCCCACCCTGCAGCAGCTCCTCGAAGGAAAGCGGTTTGGCCTGGTCCTCTCCGCCGGTTACTTCGGCTTCTACGGCCATGCAGGCTTTCTCAAGGGACTGGCGAGCGCGGGGCTCAAGCCGCACGCCTACGCGGGCACGTCGGCGGGAGGCATGGTGGCGGCCTACGCGGCGACGGGGATGCCGGTGCACGCCATTGAAGAGCTGGTGCTCCGCCAGACGCGGGCCCACTTCTGGGACCCGGACCCCATCGGCGCGGTGCTCAACGCGGACGCCAATGGCCACGGCCTGACAGGACTGCTCAAGGGCGAGCGCTTCCGGCGGCTCCTGGAGGACACGCTGGGCGCGCGCACCTTCGAGGACCTGCCGCACCCGCTGCTGCTCGTCGGCGCCAACCTCACGCTGGGCACCCACGACGTCTTCACCACGGGGGAGCTGGCTCCGCGCGTCCACGCCACGTGTGCGTACCCGGGCCTGTTCCGCGCGGTGCCGCTGGACGGCAACCTGTATTGGGACGGCGGGCTCGTGGACAAGGCGCCCGCGTTGTCACTGCATGACAGCGCCGCGGGGAAGGACCTGGACGCCATCCTCGTGCACTTCCTGCCGAGCAAGACGCGCAAGGTGGTGGGAGGCCCCATGGCGTACGCACAGGGGCTCGCCGCGGGCTCGGCCGCGCTGCGCAGGGACCACTTCCGCCTCCAGCTCTCCGTGCTGGAGGGGCGCAACATCCCCGTCTACGTCGTGGTCTCCAACCTGCCGCCGGTGACGCCCACCACCATGGAGCGAGGCTTCGACGCGCTGGACCAGGCGCGGCTCTCCACCGGGGTCTCCCTCTCCCGGCCCCCCGTGCCCTTCGCCCAGGCGCAGTGGTGA
- a CDS encoding CoA-binding protein, whose translation MSWEENLIRDEEGVARVVKNARRVAVLGMKTEQQSGQAAFYVPDYLASAGVDVVPVPVYYPDVTHILGKPVFRRVADVPGEVDVVDVFRRPQDIDAHVEDIIAKKPKAVWFQSGIRNDAAAEKLARAGIQVVQDRCLMVDHRRYGAR comes from the coding sequence ATGAGCTGGGAAGAGAACCTCATCAGGGACGAAGAGGGCGTGGCGCGCGTGGTGAAGAACGCGCGGCGGGTGGCGGTGCTGGGGATGAAGACCGAGCAGCAGTCGGGACAGGCGGCCTTCTACGTCCCGGACTACCTGGCCAGTGCGGGCGTGGACGTGGTGCCGGTGCCCGTCTACTACCCGGACGTGACACACATCCTGGGCAAGCCCGTGTTCCGCAGGGTGGCGGACGTGCCCGGCGAGGTGGACGTGGTGGACGTCTTCCGCCGCCCCCAGGACATCGACGCGCACGTGGAGGACATCATCGCCAAGAAGCCGAAGGCGGTGTGGTTCCAGTCCGGCATCCGCAATGACGCGGCGGCGGAGAAGCTCGCGCGCGCGGGCATCCAGGTGGTGCAGGACCGCTGCTTGATGGTGGACCACCGGCGCTACGGCGCCCGGTGA
- a CDS encoding DUF2795 domain-containing protein — protein MAFGTAEDPGLSITPHLDSVDYPSTREELVEAAEDSEAPVSIINVLKCLPRSEYASRQDVMRDLAEAARRFARGGLLDDDGVRRDRRNIGRDLVENAPKGSTRHP, from the coding sequence ATGGCATTCGGAACCGCCGAAGACCCCGGGCTCTCCATCACCCCCCACCTCGACTCGGTGGACTACCCGTCGACGCGGGAGGAGCTCGTCGAGGCCGCCGAGGACAGCGAGGCCCCCGTCAGCATCATCAACGTCCTCAAGTGCCTGCCGCGCAGCGAGTACGCCTCGCGCCAGGATGTGATGCGGGACCTGGCGGAGGCGGCCAGGCGCTTCGCCCGGGGTGGGCTGCTGGATGACGACGGCGTGCGGCGCGACCGGCGCAACATCGGCAGGGACCTGGTGGAGAACGCCCCGAAGGGGTCCACGCGTCACCCCTGA
- a CDS encoding ArsR/SmtB family transcription factor, giving the protein MEALSQSFRALGDPTRLRILRLVSEAPLNVTELVSLVGVAQSSVSHHLGKLKGLGLIREERQAGFSYYSLALEGDDSRWPLIRLAREAEDAAGDSARLQDLLRARADRQALNERLLEPGQSWSLWAGALASLLPPLDVVDFGCGTGVLSVAIARWARHVWAIDQNADALEQARARAASERAGNITFLGEDLHRLSLTSGRMDLVVISQSLHHVESPDSVLAEAWRLLKPGGRLVLLELMPHDERWVVERLGHRHLGFEPAQLEAALGTQGFASLTRETHARDGASPFRVFLLTGVKPS; this is encoded by the coding sequence ATGGAAGCTCTGTCCCAATCCTTCCGGGCGCTCGGCGACCCGACGCGGCTGCGCATCCTCCGGCTGGTGTCGGAGGCGCCGCTGAACGTGACGGAGCTGGTGTCGCTGGTCGGCGTGGCGCAGTCGTCGGTGTCCCACCACCTGGGGAAGCTCAAGGGGCTGGGGCTCATCCGCGAGGAGCGGCAGGCGGGCTTCAGCTACTACTCGCTGGCGCTGGAGGGAGATGACTCCCGCTGGCCGCTCATCCGCCTGGCGCGGGAGGCGGAGGACGCGGCGGGAGACTCGGCGCGGCTGCAGGACCTGCTGCGCGCCCGAGCCGACCGGCAGGCCCTGAACGAGCGGCTCCTGGAGCCGGGGCAGTCGTGGTCCCTGTGGGCGGGCGCGCTGGCCTCGCTCCTGCCGCCGCTGGACGTGGTGGACTTCGGCTGTGGCACTGGCGTGTTGAGCGTGGCCATCGCCCGGTGGGCGCGGCACGTGTGGGCCATCGACCAGAACGCGGACGCGCTGGAGCAGGCGCGGGCCCGGGCCGCGAGCGAGCGCGCTGGCAACATCACCTTCCTGGGTGAAGACCTGCACCGGCTCTCGCTGACGTCGGGGCGGATGGACCTGGTGGTGATTTCGCAGAGCCTCCACCACGTGGAGTCCCCCGACTCCGTGCTGGCGGAGGCCTGGCGGCTGCTCAAGCCCGGCGGCCGGTTGGTGCTGTTGGAGTTGATGCCGCATGACGAGCGCTGGGTGGTGGAACGGCTGGGCCACCGGCACCTGGGGTTCGAGCCCGCGCAGCTGGAAGCGGCACTGGGCACACAGGGCTTCGCGTCGCTCACCCGTGAGACGCATGCCCGCGACGGGGCCAGCCCCTTTCGAGTCTTTTTGCTGACTGGAGTGAAGCCATCATGA
- the metH gene encoding methionine synthase, protein MTNPTPAVLPPPSGENGRRVEALRAAMRERVLVLDGAMGTLLQQKDLKAADFGGAEYEGCNENLVLTRPDIIRDIHARYFAAGADVTETDSFGGTPLVLNEFGLGHKALEINEASARLAREAAAEAEAKDGQIRWVAGSVGPTTKAISVTGGITFEELVDNFAVQAEGLVRGGSDYLLVETAQDTRNVKAALLGIDRAFRKLGYAVPVAVSGTIEPMGTMLAGQSVESLATSLEHWDLLYLGLNCATGPDFMTDHLRSLSDLSSFPVSCVPNAGLPDENGHYLETPEMLSRSLRRFCEQGWLNVVGGCCGTQEGHIRALAQAVKGLKPRTSVAKPRSTLSGVDYLDVTDELRPVIVGERTNVIGSKKFKELIVAGQVEDASEIARAQVKRGAQVIDVCLANPDRDELEDMRQFLDVVVKKVRVPLMIDSTDERVIEMALTYSQGKAIINSVNLEDGEERFEKVVPLARRFGAALVVGCIDEIGMAVTRQRKLEVAERSFELLTRKYGMRAEDLYFDPLVFPCASGDAQYTGSGVETVEGVRLIKQRFPQCRTVLGISNVSFGLPTAGREVLNSVFLYHCVQAGLDMALVNSEKLERYASLPEEERTLAEDLLYNRGTDPVTPFAAHFRERKAAKVQVSTLPLEERLQRYIIEGSRDGLFADLELALAKYPPLEIINGPLMKGMDEVGRLFGANELIVAEVLQSAEAMKAAVSFLEPHMSSAKAAMRGKVVLATVKGDVHDIGKNLVEIILANNGFQVVNLGIKVPPEQLVQAVREHRPDILGLSGLLVKSAHQMVATAEDLRRAGVDVPILVGGAALSRNFVDRNIAPAYGAGTVAYAQDAMSGLDLAKQIVEPASHERLRGELTERRVKLAQEVKERPRTEAPTSRVRSAEVRVLDTVPPAPDWERHVLTNTPLDHIWKFINPVMLYGRHLGLRTSSRALGTPAEAELAKTEEGRKALALKEAVEELKGMLRGGLMHARAVFQFYKAGSDGNRVVLFDGTTGREAASFEFPRQERESGLCLADYLRPLENGVPSDNVAMFVVTAGSGIRELSESLKAKGEFLKMHAVQALALETAEGYAELLHTQLRSMWGTPDRQDMTMLERFRAEYSGKRYSFGYPACPRLEDQSKLFTALRPEEIGVQLTDGCMMEPEASVSAIVFHHPQASYFSVS, encoded by the coding sequence ATGACGAACCCGACCCCCGCGGTTCTGCCGCCCCCTTCTGGAGAGAACGGTCGTCGCGTGGAGGCCCTGCGCGCCGCCATGCGCGAGCGGGTGCTGGTGTTGGACGGCGCGATGGGGACGTTGCTCCAGCAGAAGGACTTGAAGGCCGCGGACTTCGGCGGCGCGGAGTACGAGGGCTGCAACGAGAACCTCGTCCTCACGCGGCCGGACATCATCCGGGACATCCACGCGCGCTACTTCGCGGCGGGCGCGGACGTGACGGAGACGGACAGCTTCGGCGGCACGCCGCTGGTGCTCAACGAGTTCGGCCTGGGGCACAAGGCGCTGGAAATCAACGAAGCCTCCGCGCGGCTCGCGCGTGAAGCCGCCGCCGAGGCCGAGGCGAAGGACGGACAGATTCGCTGGGTGGCGGGCTCGGTGGGCCCCACCACCAAGGCCATCAGCGTCACGGGTGGAATCACCTTCGAGGAGCTGGTGGACAACTTCGCCGTGCAGGCCGAGGGCCTGGTGCGAGGCGGCTCCGACTACCTGCTGGTCGAGACGGCGCAGGACACGCGCAACGTCAAGGCGGCGCTCCTGGGCATCGACCGCGCGTTCCGCAAGCTGGGCTACGCGGTGCCGGTGGCGGTGTCCGGCACCATCGAGCCCATGGGCACGATGCTCGCGGGGCAGAGCGTGGAGAGCCTGGCGACGTCGCTGGAGCACTGGGACTTGCTGTACCTGGGCCTCAACTGCGCCACGGGTCCGGACTTCATGACGGACCACCTGCGCTCGCTGTCGGACCTGAGCTCCTTCCCCGTGTCGTGCGTGCCCAACGCGGGCCTGCCGGACGAGAACGGCCACTATCTCGAGACGCCGGAGATGCTCTCGCGCTCGCTGCGGCGCTTCTGTGAGCAGGGCTGGCTCAACGTGGTGGGCGGCTGTTGCGGAACGCAAGAGGGACACATCCGCGCGCTGGCGCAGGCGGTGAAGGGCCTCAAGCCGCGCACGTCCGTGGCGAAGCCGCGCTCGACGCTGTCCGGCGTGGACTACCTCGACGTGACGGACGAGCTGCGTCCGGTGATTGTCGGTGAGCGCACCAACGTCATCGGCAGCAAGAAGTTCAAGGAGCTCATCGTCGCGGGGCAGGTGGAGGACGCGTCCGAAATCGCGCGCGCGCAGGTGAAGCGCGGCGCGCAGGTCATCGACGTGTGTCTGGCGAACCCGGACCGCGACGAGCTGGAGGACATGCGCCAGTTCCTGGATGTCGTCGTCAAGAAGGTGCGCGTGCCCTTGATGATTGACTCCACCGACGAGCGCGTCATCGAGATGGCCCTCACGTACAGCCAGGGCAAGGCCATCATCAACTCGGTGAACCTGGAGGACGGCGAGGAGCGCTTCGAGAAGGTGGTGCCGCTGGCGCGTCGCTTCGGCGCGGCGCTGGTGGTGGGCTGCATCGACGAGATTGGCATGGCCGTGACGCGCCAGCGCAAGCTGGAGGTGGCGGAGCGCTCGTTCGAACTGCTCACGCGCAAGTACGGCATGCGCGCGGAGGACCTGTACTTCGACCCGCTCGTCTTCCCGTGCGCCTCGGGCGACGCGCAGTACACCGGCAGCGGCGTGGAGACGGTGGAGGGCGTGCGGCTCATCAAGCAGCGCTTCCCCCAGTGCCGCACCGTGCTGGGCATCTCCAACGTGTCCTTCGGTCTGCCGACCGCGGGCCGCGAGGTGCTCAACTCCGTCTTCCTGTACCACTGCGTGCAGGCCGGCCTGGACATGGCGCTCGTCAACTCCGAGAAGCTGGAGCGCTACGCGTCGCTGCCGGAGGAGGAGCGCACGCTGGCGGAGGACCTGCTCTACAACCGGGGCACGGACCCGGTGACGCCGTTCGCCGCGCACTTCCGCGAGCGCAAGGCAGCGAAGGTGCAGGTGAGCACGCTGCCGCTCGAGGAGCGGCTCCAGCGCTACATCATCGAGGGCTCACGCGATGGTCTCTTCGCGGACCTGGAGCTGGCGCTCGCGAAGTACCCGCCGCTGGAAATCATCAACGGCCCGCTGATGAAGGGCATGGACGAGGTGGGCCGGCTCTTCGGCGCCAACGAGCTGATTGTCGCGGAGGTGCTCCAGAGCGCCGAGGCCATGAAGGCGGCCGTGAGCTTCCTGGAGCCGCACATGAGCTCCGCGAAGGCGGCCATGCGCGGCAAGGTGGTGCTGGCCACGGTGAAGGGGGACGTGCACGACATCGGGAAGAACCTGGTGGAGATCATCCTGGCCAACAACGGCTTCCAGGTCGTGAACCTGGGCATCAAGGTTCCGCCCGAGCAGCTGGTGCAGGCGGTGCGTGAGCACCGGCCGGACATCCTCGGCCTGTCGGGGCTCCTGGTGAAGAGCGCGCACCAGATGGTGGCCACGGCGGAGGACCTGCGTCGCGCGGGCGTGGACGTGCCCATCCTGGTGGGCGGCGCGGCGCTCAGCCGCAACTTCGTGGACCGCAACATCGCCCCGGCGTACGGCGCTGGCACCGTGGCCTATGCGCAGGACGCGATGAGCGGCCTGGACCTGGCCAAGCAAATCGTGGAGCCAGCGTCGCATGAGCGCCTGCGCGGGGAGCTGACCGAGCGCCGCGTGAAGCTGGCGCAAGAGGTGAAGGAGCGTCCTCGGACCGAGGCGCCCACGTCGCGCGTGCGCAGCGCGGAGGTTCGTGTGCTGGACACCGTGCCTCCTGCTCCGGACTGGGAGCGGCACGTGCTCACGAACACGCCGCTGGACCACATCTGGAAGTTCATCAACCCCGTCATGTTGTACGGCCGGCACCTGGGGCTGCGCACGTCGTCGCGCGCGCTGGGCACCCCGGCGGAGGCGGAGCTGGCGAAGACGGAAGAGGGGCGCAAGGCGCTGGCGTTGAAGGAGGCCGTGGAGGAGCTCAAGGGCATGCTGCGCGGTGGCCTCATGCACGCGCGCGCCGTGTTCCAGTTCTACAAGGCGGGCAGCGACGGCAATCGCGTGGTGCTCTTCGATGGGACGACCGGACGTGAGGCCGCGTCCTTCGAGTTCCCTCGGCAGGAGCGCGAGAGCGGCTTGTGCCTCGCCGACTACCTGCGTCCGCTGGAGAACGGCGTTCCTTCCGACAACGTGGCGATGTTCGTGGTGACCGCGGGCTCGGGCATCCGCGAGCTGTCCGAGAGCCTCAAGGCCAAGGGCGAGTTCCTGAAGATGCACGCGGTGCAGGCGCTCGCGCTGGAGACGGCGGAGGGGTACGCGGAGCTGCTGCACACGCAGTTGCGCAGCATGTGGGGCACGCCGGACCGTCAGGACATGACGATGCTGGAGCGCTTCCGCGCGGAGTACTCGGGCAAGCGCTACTCGTTCGGCTACCCCGCATGTCCCCGGCTGGAGGACCAGTCGAAGCTCTTCACGGCGCTGCGTCCGGAGGAGATTGGGGTGCAGCTCACCGACGGCTGCATGATGGAGCCGGAGGCGTCCGTGTCCGCCATCGTCTTCCACCACCCGCAGGCTTCGTACTTCTCCGTGTCGTGA
- a CDS encoding YiiX/YebB-like N1pC/P60 family cysteine hydrolase: protein MTAAPLLLVWLALASTPPSPAPAASPRGIYSLDDDAFVAQAQRDLAELERNTQGLRRLQEELKQAKDLYAQKQSVPYTPDQKQRLLTTWAAFFDYFLSTEVIRQRYWDFVKVPALLQPKKHAWGFLLTHGALTTELAHGLTYAQLTNGRKQLEVLLDEPSPEYGLPPRAFARFKDKVIHVATTTQLYTGDTYKEQLRPLLVKAGAVDAPRVPWVLQEMKLNSEVARGLLIKRGATLFAKAAADVTQDTAQRAFFPVQRSVAEWMGDTRVHRSGKPLIRREQVDALIQRMEPGDVMVARQNWYLSNIGLPGFWPHAELYVGTAPELARYFDGDPGVKAWLATLPGTPATFAGHLERAFPEKWSAYLQKDAHGDALRIIESISEGVSFTGPEHGMRVDYLGVMRPRLSRVDKARAILRAFGYQGRPYDFDFDFFSDQTLVCTELVWKSYAPSQEMRGLNVPLVNVVGRRTLPANELVRVFDAEHGREDRQFDFVAFLDGREGEGLAKEADEAAFRYSYRRAKWDIAQE from the coding sequence ATGACCGCCGCACCCCTGCTGCTCGTCTGGCTCGCGCTCGCCAGCACGCCGCCGTCGCCGGCCCCTGCCGCCAGTCCCCGAGGTATCTACTCGCTCGACGACGACGCCTTCGTCGCCCAGGCGCAACGCGACCTGGCGGAGCTCGAGCGCAACACCCAGGGCCTGCGCCGCCTCCAGGAAGAGCTCAAGCAGGCCAAGGACCTCTACGCCCAGAAGCAGAGCGTCCCGTACACGCCGGACCAGAAGCAGCGGCTGCTCACCACATGGGCCGCCTTCTTCGACTACTTCCTCTCCACCGAAGTCATCCGCCAGCGCTACTGGGACTTCGTGAAGGTGCCCGCCCTCCTCCAGCCGAAGAAGCACGCGTGGGGCTTCCTGCTCACCCACGGCGCGCTCACGACGGAGCTGGCCCACGGCCTCACCTACGCGCAGCTCACCAACGGCCGCAAGCAATTGGAAGTGCTCCTGGATGAGCCCTCCCCCGAGTACGGCCTGCCGCCGCGCGCCTTCGCCCGCTTCAAGGACAAGGTCATCCACGTGGCCACCACCACGCAGCTCTACACGGGAGACACCTACAAGGAGCAGCTGAGGCCGCTGCTGGTGAAGGCTGGAGCGGTGGACGCGCCGCGGGTGCCCTGGGTGCTGCAGGAGATGAAGCTCAACAGCGAAGTGGCGCGAGGACTGCTCATCAAGCGCGGCGCCACGCTCTTCGCCAAGGCCGCGGCGGACGTCACCCAGGACACCGCGCAGCGGGCCTTCTTCCCCGTGCAGCGCTCGGTGGCGGAGTGGATGGGCGACACGCGTGTGCACCGCTCCGGCAAGCCCCTCATCCGCCGCGAGCAGGTGGACGCGCTCATCCAGCGCATGGAGCCTGGCGACGTCATGGTGGCCCGGCAGAACTGGTACCTCTCCAACATCGGCCTGCCGGGCTTCTGGCCCCACGCGGAGCTCTACGTGGGCACCGCGCCGGAGCTGGCCCGCTACTTCGATGGGGACCCGGGCGTGAAGGCGTGGCTCGCCACCCTCCCCGGCACTCCGGCCACCTTCGCCGGGCACCTGGAGCGCGCCTTCCCGGAGAAGTGGTCCGCGTACCTCCAGAAGGACGCGCATGGAGACGCGCTGCGCATCATCGAGTCCATCAGCGAGGGCGTCAGCTTCACCGGCCCCGAGCACGGCATGCGCGTGGACTACCTGGGCGTCATGCGTCCGCGGCTGTCTCGCGTGGACAAGGCGCGCGCCATCCTCCGCGCCTTCGGCTACCAGGGCCGCCCCTACGACTTCGACTTCGACTTCTTCTCCGACCAGACGCTGGTGTGCACCGAGCTGGTGTGGAAGTCCTACGCCCCTTCGCAAGAGATGCGCGGACTCAACGTGCCGCTGGTCAACGTCGTGGGCCGGCGCACCCTGCCCGCCAACGAGCTCGTCCGAGTCTTCGACGCGGAGCACGGACGCGAGGACCGGCAGTTCGACTTCGTCGCCTTCCTGGACGGGCGGGAGGGCGAGGGGCTCGCGAAAGAGGCGGACGAGGCGGCTTTCCGCTACAGCTACCGCCGGGCCAAGTGGGACATCGCCCAGGAGTAG